The Cyclopterus lumpus isolate fCycLum1 chromosome 6, fCycLum1.pri, whole genome shotgun sequence genome contains a region encoding:
- the aplnr2 gene encoding apelin receptor B → MSDAHFLTSPSPSPTPLFHCDYSDWSPSFSIIPSVYLLAFLVGCLGNGLVLWAYLDRADGRATGKRCCTGIFRGSQQNISDAGRSPTASVPQRKTENCGSSSSHSSTSSSYRPSSPRPSRSLTDSLIASLALADLCFLVTLPLWAVYTAMGYHWPFGQPLCQISSFLTALNMYASVFSLSMLSVERYWVLTGRRHASHRASQRCPSRALWILGGVWVLAGVLALPGLLLRSVREVEVDLESDYDWQLEPVHPTTDSGSVILSCQMDYSMLIGAEVEEADREQAGMWWAAALSVKSTLIGFLLPLVILLVCYCSLAQLLSRHFGRGPRPDRRRQRRLLRVIVTLVMAFFLCWLPLHVNKTVAMLLEFGFVPHSCSLDQILLSAQPYVTCLAYLNSCLNPLLYAACDPSFRKRCRRALLLLCRTSRRGGGGGGREGTPGKKDEEEKDERSSAFPSRTQEETADKTEGEEEMVGAVTAEITA, encoded by the coding sequence ATGTCAGACGCACACTTcctcacctccccctccccttctcccaCCCCACTCTTCCACTGCGACTACAGCGACTGGTCTCCTTCCTTCTCCATCATCCCGTCCGTCTACCTGCTGGCCTTCCTGGTCGGTTGCCTCGGCAACGGCCTGGTGCTGTGGGCCTACCTGGACCGGGCTGATGGGAGGGCAACTGGAAAACGCTGTTGCACCGGCATTTTCAGAGGCAGCCAGCAGAACATAAGCGACGCCGGTAGATCTCCCACCGCGTCCGTTCCCCAGAGGAAGACGGAAAACTgtggctcttcctcctctcactcctccacCTCGTCCTCTTATCGCCCCTCCAGCCCTCGTCCCTCCCGCTCTCTGACAGACTCTCTCATAGCCAGCTTGGCGTTAGCCGACCTCTGCTTCCTCGTGACTCTCCCTCTGTGGGCGGTCTACACAGCGATGGGCTACCACTGGCCTTTTGGGCAACCCCTCTGCCAAATCAGCAGCTTCCTCACTGCGCTCAACATGTATGCCAGCGTGTTCAGCCTGAGCATGCTCAGTGTGGAGCGGTACTGGGTTCTGACTGGACGCCGGCACGCCAGCCACCGCGCCTCGCAGAGGTGCCCCAGCAGGGCTTTGTGGATACTTGGAGGGGTGTGGGTGCTGGCGGGGGTGCTGGCACTTCCTGGTTTGCTCCTGCGCTCTGTCAGGGAGGTGGAGGTAGACCTTGAATCTGATTATGACTGGCAGCTGGAGCCGGTTCATCCTACGACTGACTCTGGATCAGTCATCCTCTCCTGCCAAATGGATTACTCCATGCTGATCGGagcggaggtggaggaggccgACCGAGAGCAGGCGGGGATGTGGTGGGCGGCCGCGTTGAGTGTTAAATCAACGCTCAtcggcttcctgcttcctcttgtCATCTTGCTGGTCTGCTACTGCTCATTGGCCCAGCTCCTTAGCAGACATTTTGGGCGGGGCCCGCGTCCTGACCGAAGGCGCCAGCGAAGACTCCTCAGGGTCATCGTCACTTTAGTGATGGCTTTCTTTCTGTGCTGGCTGCCTCTGCATGTTAATAAGACTGTCGCCATGCTGCTGGAGTTTGGTTTTGTCCCACACTCCTGCTCTTTGGATCAGATTTTATTGTCTGCTCAGCCATACGTCACCTGTTTAGCTTATCTCAACTCCTGCCTTAACCCTCTCCTGTACGCCGCATGCGACCCGTCGTTCCGGAAAAGATGCAGACGAGCTCTTCTCCTGCTGTGCAGGAcgagcaggaggggaggaggaggaggaggacgagagggaaCGCCGggaaagaaagatgaagaagagaaagacGAAAGGAGTTCAGCTTTTCCGTCGAGAACACAAGAGGAAACAGCAgataagacagagggagaagaggagatggtGGGGGCCGTGACTGCTGAGATTACTGCTTGA
- the hdac10 gene encoding polyamine deacetylase HDAC10 has product MKMGTALLYDEEMTKYKLLWVDPVCKIEVPERLTVSHEALVKTGLADRCIAVPVREATDADILLVHSEEYLEAVKTTPYMTLEELMEFTLQHGDVYFHPNIYHCAKLAAGATLQLVDSVMTGKVRNGMALVRPPGHHSMRSAANGFCVFNNVAIAARYAKQKYGIKRVLIVDWDVHHGQGVQYCFEDDPSVLYFSWHRYEHQKFWPQLRDSDYDSVGKEKGAGFNINVPWNKVGMKNSDYLSVFCHVLLPIAYEFSPDLVLVCAGFDSAIGDPEGEMRASPDIFAHLTHLLMNLAGGKLCAVLEGGYNLTSLHQSVCQTVQTLLGDPAPRPANLDGPCTSALESLHCVRAAHKQYWSCLKHAAELPTSDVSTKCIKLAEEEEKQKTGEVEKSAEEETWPEPPKRLAPPVSTALVLPEGVACPDGCKRFSSSEDPVIVNKLREKFLTDSDDSDALTTLSSLTALVEKMEKNEIGNGLALVRDVSMAMMCVVQHAATAHHDRVLIVCVGDAVVSSQGTDDGKTLLVQFSNKESEEQKGKFHIPVCLKKGCSDVSGFTQAVLGLLLPLGYEYDPSLVLLVRAPGSGLSDGAWQQLTGLLQGLAQGHTLVLMQEGEKACVGPTASSLLGVAAPPLGKLHAPLPEDVEALERLRLGLQADWKLLRTTAPETGGGEAPFFGSEIS; this is encoded by the exons ATGAAGATGGGAACCGCATTGCTATATGATGAGGAGATGACCAAATACAAATTGCTCTGGGTTGA CCCTGTATGTAAGATTGAGGTACCTGAGCGACTGACGGTGAGTCATGAAGCTTTGGTTAAGACCGGCCTGGCTGATCGATGCATCGCCGTACCTGTGCGCGAGGCGACCGATGCAGACATCCTGCTGGTTCACAG TGAGGAGTACTTGGAGGCAGTGAAGACGACCCCTTATATGACTctggaggagctgatggagTTCACCCTGCAGCATGGTGACGTCTACTTCCACCCA AACATCTATCACTGTGCCAAGCTGGCTGCAGGCGCCACACTGCAACTGGTGGACAGTGTTATGACAGGGAAGGTCAGGAACGGCATGGCTCTGGTCAG ACCACCAGGACACCACAGTATGCGCAGTGCTGCCAATGGGTTCTGTGTGTTCAACAATGTGGCCATAGCAGCACGATATGCCAAACAAAAATATGGGATTAAAAG GGTGTTGATCGTTGACTGGGATGTACATCACGGTCAAGGGGTGCAGTACTGTTTTGAAGATGATCCGAG CGTGCTCTATTTCTCGTGGCACCGCTACGAGCATCAGAAATTCTGGCCTCAACTCAGAGACTCAGACTACGACTCTGTTGGCAAAGAGAAAGGGGCAGGATTTAATATCAATGTACCATGGAACAAA GTGGGAATGAAGAACAGTGACTATCTTTCGGTCTTCTGTCACGTCCTTCTGCCAATCGCATACGAG TTTAGTCCAGACCTGGTCCTAGTGTGTGCAGGCTTTGACTCAGCCATCGGTGACCCAGAG GGTGAAATGCGTGCCAGCCCCGACATCTTTGCCCACCTCACTCACCTCCTGATGAACCTTGCAGGAGGGAAACTGTGTGCCGTGCTGGAG GGAGGATACAACTTGACTTCCCTCCACCAGTCTGTGTGTCAGACAGTTCAGACTTTGCTCGGAGACCCGGCGCCGCGACCTGCGAACCTCGATGGTCCCTGTACAAG TGCACTCGAGTCCCTTCACTGTGTCCGAGCAGCTCACAAGCAGTACTGGTCTTGCCTCAAACATGCAG CTGAGCTACCCACCTCTGATGTCAGCACAAAGTGCATTAAATTagccgaagaagaagaaaagcagaagaCGGGAGAAGTGGAGAaaagtgcagaggaagagacgTGGCCAGAGCCTCCGAAGCGCCTCGCTCCTCCAGTTAGCACAGCTTTAGTCCTCCCTGAAGGTGTGGCTTGCCCGGACGGATGTAAACGCTTCAGCTCATCAGAGGACCCGGTCATAGTCAACAAACTCAG GGAGAAGTTCCTCACAGATTCAGATGACAGCGATGCTCTCACAACCCTCTCCAGTCTCACTGCCCTTGtagagaagatggagaagaatgAG ATCGGCAATGGCTTGGCGCTGGTCCGTGACGTCTCCATGGCGATGATGTGTGTTGTCCAGCATGCTGCAACCGCTCACCACGACCG GGTTCTGATCGTGTGTGTTGGCGACGCGGTGGTCTCGAGTCAAGGCACAGACGATGG GAAAACACTCCTGGTGCAGTTCAGCAACAAGGAGTCGGAGGAACAGAAAGGCAAATTTCACATTCCTGTGTGTCTGAAGAAG GGCTGCAGCGACGTGTCTGGGTTCACACAAGCTGTGTTGGGCCTCCTTCTGCCTCTGGGATACGAGTATGACCCCAGCCTGGTTCTGTTGGTTCGGGCGCCGGGTAGCGGGCTGAGTGACGGTGCGTGGCAACAGCTAACCGGCCTGCTGCAGGGCCTcgcacaaggacacacactggtGCTCATGCAG GAAGGTGAGAAGGCATGTGTCGGCCCCACGGCCTCCTCGCTCCTCGGGGTCGCCGCCCCCCCTCTGGGGAAGCTTCATGCTCCTCTACCGGAGGACGTGGAGGCGCTGGAGAGACTGAGACTCGGGCTGCAGGCGGACTGGAAGCTACTGCGCACTACAG CaccagagactggaggaggcGAGGCTCCTTTTTTTGGTTCAGAAATCAGTTGA